The Candidatus Peregrinibacteria bacterium genome contains the following window.
ATAATTTTTCCTGCTCCTTATCAAAAGTAACAAGGGAAGCATTGTATTTGTACGCAAGAAATACAAGAGTAATGTCTGCAAAAGAAATTTTTGTACTTATGTCTCTCCAAAAAGAGAGCTCTTCAAGAGTAATGCTCTCAATAAGGATAAATCTGATATCAGTTAAAATATAATCCAAAA
Protein-coding sequences here:
- a CDS encoding PIN domain-containing protein; this translates as MPYVLLSEILTVLSYKHSKKLANFVLDYILTDIRFILIESITLEELSFWRDISTKISFADITLVFLAYKYNASLVTFDKEQEKLYLKYK